The following proteins are encoded in a genomic region of Brachypodium distachyon strain Bd21 chromosome 1, Brachypodium_distachyon_v3.0, whole genome shotgun sequence:
- the LOC100846159 gene encoding transcription factor IBH1-like 1: protein MQGPNTSTSSTKSFKQVFLKNLLHSLACLHAHTSTTAMSVHDRKLAVKSAADVAMAAARSSSGAGDVGAARWPKAILFSASGACKARRSCRRCRRWKRSSASGANGVAVDDDVVARRMLRKKAMALREVIPGGRDAADMEDEASLLKEAMDYAVHLRAQVDVLRRVSEVAAVQRSG from the coding sequence ATGCAAGGCCCTAACACTAGCACTAGCAGCACCAAGTCCTTCAAGCAAGTTTTCCTCAAGAACTTGCTCCACAGCCTCGCCTGCCTCCACGCACACACGAGCACGACCGCCATGAGCGTCCACGACCGGAAGCTCGCCGTCAagtccgccgccgacgtcgccatggccgccgcccgctcctcctccggcgccggcgatgtCGGCGCCGCCCGGTGGCCCAAAGCCATCCTCTTCTCGGCCTCCGGCGCGTGCAAGGCGCGGAGGtcgtgccgccgctgccgccgctggaAGAGATCATCGGCGAGTGGCGCCAATGGCGTTGCTGTCGATGATGATGTTGTTGCGAGGAGGATGCTGAGGAAGAAAGCCATGGCGCTGAGGGAGGTGATACCCGGCGGCCGGGACGCCGCCGACATGGAAGACGAAGCTTCCTTGCTTAAGGAGGCCATGGACTacgccgtccacctccgcgccCAGGTCGACGTGCTCCGCCGCGTCTCGGAAGTAGCCGCCGTGCAAAGATCCGGCTAG
- the LOC100826831 gene encoding U5 small nuclear ribonucleoprotein 40 kDa protein: protein MFSAPGNNSLALAAPRPGMELGNFHQHPNQALGPGGKQRTSSLEAPIMLLTGHQSAVYCMKFNPAGTVVASGSHDKDIFLWYVHGDCKNYMVLRGHRNAILDLQWTTDGTQIISASPDKTLRVWDVETGKQVKKMAEHSSFVNSCCPARKWPPLVVSGSDDGTAKLWDLRQRGAIQTLPDDYQITAVSFSEAADKVFTGGLDNDVKWWDLRKNEVTEHLKGHQDMITGMQLSPDGSYLLTNAMDNELKIWDLRPYAPENRNIKTLTGHQHNFEKNLLKCSWSPDNRKVTAGSADRMVYIWDTTSRRILYKLPGHNGSVNETAFHPTEPIIGSCGSDKQIYLGEL from the coding sequence ATGTTCTCTGCTCCGGGCAACAATTCTCTGGCGCTGGCAGCCCCAAGGCCAGGAATGGAGCTGGGCAACTTTCATCAACACCCTAACCAAGCTCTTGGACCTGGTGGGAAGCAACGAACATCCAGTCTGGAGGCGCCGATAATGCTACTCACAGGCCACCAGAGCGCTGTCTACTGCATGAAGTTCAACCCTGCTGGAACTGTGGTAGCATCAGGCTCCCATGACAAGGATATCTTCTTGTGGTATGTCCATGGTGACTGTAAGAACTACATGGTACTGAGAGGGCACAGGAATGCCATTCTTGACCTTCAGTGGACCACTGATGGAACCCAGATAATCTCTGCAAGCCCTGACAAGACCCTGAGGGTGTGGGATGTCGAAACTGGTAAACAGGTTAAGAAGATGGCTGAACACTCATCATTTGTCAATTCATGTTGCCCGGCACGGAAGTGGCCACCTCTTGTTGTGAGTGGATCAGATGACGGTACAGCAAAGCTCTGGGACTTGCGTCAAAGAGGGGCTATTCAAACACTTCCAGACGATTACCAGATTACTGCTGTGAGCTTCTCAGAGGCGGCAGACAAGGTTTTCACTGGTGGGCTGGACAACGACGTCAAGTGGTGGGATCTTCGCAAGAATGAAGTTACAGAACATCTCAAAGGACATCAGGACATGATAACTGGAATGCAGCTTAGCCCTGATGGGTCTTACCTCCTCACAAACGCGATGGACAATGAGCTCAAAATCTGGGATTTGCGCCCTTACGCGCCAGAGAACCGGAACATCAAGACCCTCACAGGGCATCAGCACAACTTTGAGAAGAACCTGTTGAAGTGCAGCTGGTCGCCCGACAACCGCAAGGTAACTGCTGGGAGCGCCGATCGCATGGTCTACATCTGGGACACGACGTCAAGGCGGATCCTGTACAAGCTTCCTGGGCACAACGGTTCTGTCAACGAGACCGCTTTCCACCCCACCGAGCCAATCATCGGATCCTGTGGCAGCGACAAGCAGATTTATCTTGGGGAGCTGTAG